One part of the Aurantibacillus circumpalustris genome encodes these proteins:
- a CDS encoding fatty acid desaturase family protein: MTSEGMKKYPRFVAVDKTVFFPTLQKRVSDYFKENNISRNANAAMVIKTIVLLSGFVVPLILMIVLHLKPWAVLTLYTVMGFAKAGIGMSVMHDANHGAYSKNKQVNTWLGYSLNLIGGMVFNWKLQHNVLHHTYTNIHGMDDDIEEKLVLRFSPHSAPRKFHKFQFLYVFFFYGILTFYWVLAKDIIQYYKYRKNGVNRFSTSENRSYFWRMIFLKLFYIAYVIILPIVFQDYSIGLIIGGFLLSHFIGGLVLGIVFQLAHSVQEAEFPLPNESNVIEEDWAVHQMKTTVNFARENKLLSWYVGGLNYQVEHHLFPNICHVHYPEISKIVEETAKEFNVPYLCADTLKKALGSHLRMLKKFGYTFELDVAAM; encoded by the coding sequence ATGACATCAGAAGGTATGAAGAAGTACCCGCGTTTTGTTGCGGTTGATAAGACAGTTTTTTTTCCAACATTGCAAAAAAGGGTAAGTGATTATTTCAAAGAGAATAATATCTCCAGAAATGCAAATGCTGCAATGGTTATAAAAACAATTGTATTGTTATCAGGGTTTGTTGTACCTCTTATTTTGATGATCGTATTGCACCTTAAACCATGGGCAGTATTAACATTATATACGGTTATGGGTTTTGCAAAAGCCGGAATTGGTATGTCGGTAATGCATGATGCGAATCATGGGGCCTATTCAAAAAACAAACAGGTGAATACTTGGTTAGGATATAGTCTCAACTTAATTGGAGGGATGGTTTTTAATTGGAAACTTCAACATAACGTACTTCACCATACTTACACGAATATTCATGGTATGGACGATGATATTGAAGAAAAATTGGTTCTTCGTTTTTCTCCGCATTCTGCACCTCGTAAATTTCATAAGTTTCAATTTTTGTATGTGTTTTTCTTTTACGGAATTCTTACTTTTTATTGGGTTTTAGCGAAAGATATAATTCAGTATTATAAATACAGGAAAAATGGCGTTAATCGTTTTAGTACCAGTGAAAACAGATCTTATTTCTGGAGAATGATTTTTTTAAAATTATTTTATATCGCTTATGTGATTATTTTGCCTATTGTATTTCAAGATTATTCAATTGGATTAATAATAGGAGGTTTTTTACTTTCTCATTTTATTGGAGGTTTGGTATTGGGTATTGTTTTTCAACTGGCGCACTCTGTTCAGGAAGCAGAATTTCCATTACCAAATGAGTCTAACGTTATAGAAGAAGATTGGGCTGTACATCAAATGAAAACAACAGTTAATTTTGCTCGTGAGAACAAACTGTTATCTTGGTATGTGGGTGGCCTGAACTATCAGGTAGAGCATCATTTATTTCCGAATATTTGCCACGTGCATTATCCTGAAATATCCAAAATCGTTGAAGAAACCGCAAAGGAGTTTAATGTGCCTTATTTGTGTGCGGATACGCTTAAAAAGGCTCTGGGATCACATTTGAGGATGCTTAAAAAGTTTGGTTATACTTTTGAGTTGGATGTGGCGGCGATGTAA
- a CDS encoding KTSC domain-containing protein yields the protein MKKIIEYRKLMGADKDITLNDLKTLYRNFMKEYHPDKFQDDDENKVLAEEKSKQIIEAYHTLVSISKETAESNLENYTKTFSTSGIADIQYKTKRLRIDFSDGSAYEYIGVPENTYAKFINADSQARFARRHICTSFLYRQVSKTAVSV from the coding sequence ATGAAAAAAATAATAGAATACCGAAAATTAATGGGTGCTGACAAGGACATTACATTAAATGACCTTAAAACCCTGTACCGTAATTTCATGAAAGAATATCATCCTGATAAGTTTCAAGATGACGACGAAAATAAAGTTCTAGCAGAAGAAAAAAGCAAACAGATTATTGAAGCTTATCATACCTTGGTTAGTATCTCTAAAGAAACCGCTGAATCCAATCTTGAAAACTACACCAAAACATTTAGTACATCTGGAATAGCCGATATTCAATACAAAACAAAACGTTTAAGAATTGATTTTTCTGATGGAAGCGCTTATGAATACATCGGCGTTCCTGAAAACACCTATGCGAAATTTATCAATGCCGATTCTCAAGCGCGTTTTGCAAGAAGACATATTTGCACTTCTTTTCTTTACCGACAAGTGAGTAAAACTGCGGTATCTGTATAG